The following coding sequences are from one Ramlibacter henchirensis window:
- a CDS encoding BTAD domain-containing putative transcriptional regulator, which produces MPANPVVLAKLSRPRLHDELARTRLHAVLDEAAARPAVWIAAQPGAGKTALAAGWLASRKRGGIWYQVDPGDDDPASFIYHLHTAALAARKDAEPLPLLRPEYLADLPGFARRFFRELFSRLGPQGTLVLDNFQEVPDGSLLHKLIVCMVEQVPPGVNVLVISRSEPPAGYATLIASQAISVVDPGELHFTLEETAALAQRRGISDPRLVQELHARSNGWAAGLTLLLARSARNGAVPDRGDTESLQHVFGYFAQRVFDELPALQQQNLMRLSFLPQMTAALAHGLTGSEDAVRLLEQLYRRHMFTDQRRRKGERAEAVYQFNELFRTFLQHRAEQAWADDERRSLSGRAGRLLEEAGWGEDALPLLARGGDWGCYARVVCARAEPAIGQGRRQTVKEWLEAMPAGELERSPWLGYWQGRSLLQSAPARSVEVLEEACERFQQAGDVAGQLACGAAVVNALWFTRLGWSEVAPWVERLEPLLHRHVAFPSAAIELTSYAALHAALSFCRLDHPAIPGLARRLLALVGDDTLDWTQRLTTATHLITFLHNSGEDDLVRQLMGKVDPVVESRPASALSRSFWYTFRAIHDMRNARYEESSERFQRAEDLAREEGLLQAEYAALQFRTYLDIVFRRFADAQARLARMELHPARSSPDAEMNYWLAQTLLAQARRDVTTAYGHAQRTLQAIERVGAAYFRATFRPLLASAFADGGDFVAARELLASSRNMVRGTYLEVMETQLLLEEAHIENACGDTRAALALVARALALAQTGSGLNAYAQRVLSRNRSLLELALAAGIETDYVRREIRMWRLSPPTEEIPGWPWPIRVRTLGSFEVLVNDAPVEFGRKVPKRPLAVLKAVVARGGSCPESVLIDAFWRDEAGDQAAKSLGVAVHRLRPLLGDSEVVVQQGGHVSLDRSRVWVDAWTFERSLERARERRDLEATAAALALYRGAFLAEEEGESWPLAMRERLRSKFIQAVDWAGAHLETQGRTLEAIDCYWRGLEADNVVEPFYQGLMRCYHRLDRMPEAVSAYRKLKQILSVTLSLQPSTATEKLYLSLRLDLAERAG; this is translated from the coding sequence ATGCCCGCGAATCCCGTGGTCCTCGCCAAGCTCTCACGGCCGCGACTGCACGACGAGCTGGCTCGCACGCGGCTGCATGCCGTACTCGACGAGGCCGCGGCGCGGCCGGCCGTCTGGATCGCCGCCCAGCCGGGCGCCGGCAAGACGGCGCTGGCGGCGGGATGGCTGGCGAGCCGCAAGCGCGGCGGCATCTGGTACCAGGTCGACCCCGGCGATGACGACCCCGCGTCCTTCATCTACCACTTGCACACGGCCGCGCTCGCCGCGCGCAAGGATGCGGAGCCACTGCCGCTGCTGAGGCCGGAATACCTCGCTGACCTGCCCGGCTTTGCGCGCCGTTTCTTCCGGGAGCTGTTCAGCCGCCTGGGACCGCAGGGCACCCTCGTGCTGGACAACTTCCAGGAGGTGCCCGATGGCTCCTTGCTGCACAAGCTGATCGTCTGCATGGTCGAGCAGGTTCCGCCGGGCGTGAACGTGCTGGTGATCAGCCGCAGCGAGCCGCCCGCCGGTTACGCGACTCTGATTGCGTCGCAGGCCATCTCGGTGGTCGACCCGGGCGAGCTGCACTTCACGCTCGAGGAGACCGCCGCGCTCGCGCAGCGGCGGGGGATCTCCGATCCGCGTCTGGTGCAGGAGCTGCATGCCCGCTCGAACGGCTGGGCCGCGGGGCTGACGCTGCTGCTGGCCCGCAGCGCGCGGAACGGGGCGGTTCCGGACCGCGGCGACACGGAGTCGCTGCAGCACGTGTTCGGCTATTTCGCGCAGCGGGTGTTCGACGAACTGCCCGCGCTGCAGCAGCAGAACCTGATGCGGTTGTCCTTCCTGCCGCAGATGACAGCGGCCCTGGCCCATGGCCTGACCGGGAGCGAAGACGCGGTCCGGTTGCTGGAGCAGCTGTACCGGCGCCACATGTTCACCGACCAGCGCCGCCGCAAGGGCGAACGCGCGGAGGCCGTGTACCAGTTCAACGAGCTGTTCAGGACCTTCCTGCAGCATCGCGCGGAACAGGCGTGGGCCGATGACGAGCGCCGGTCGCTCTCGGGCCGCGCCGGGCGGCTGCTGGAGGAGGCAGGGTGGGGCGAGGACGCGCTCCCCCTGCTCGCGCGCGGCGGCGATTGGGGCTGCTATGCGCGCGTGGTGTGTGCCCGCGCGGAGCCGGCGATCGGGCAGGGGCGCCGCCAGACTGTCAAGGAATGGCTGGAGGCGATGCCGGCCGGTGAGCTGGAACGCAGCCCCTGGCTCGGGTACTGGCAGGGGCGTTCGCTCCTGCAATCGGCGCCGGCACGTTCAGTGGAGGTGCTCGAGGAGGCGTGCGAGCGTTTCCAGCAGGCGGGCGACGTCGCCGGCCAGCTGGCTTGCGGGGCAGCGGTGGTGAACGCGCTCTGGTTCACGCGCCTTGGCTGGTCGGAAGTGGCGCCCTGGGTCGAGCGGCTCGAACCGCTTCTGCATCGGCACGTCGCGTTTCCATCTGCCGCGATCGAGCTGACGAGCTACGCAGCCCTGCACGCCGCGCTGTCCTTCTGCCGGCTGGACCACCCCGCCATCCCCGGACTCGCCCGCCGGCTGCTCGCGCTCGTCGGCGACGACACCCTGGACTGGACCCAGCGCCTCACCACGGCGACGCACCTGATCACCTTCCTGCACAACTCGGGCGAGGACGACCTGGTCCGGCAGCTGATGGGCAAGGTCGATCCCGTCGTCGAGAGCCGGCCGGCCAGCGCATTGAGCCGGTCGTTCTGGTACACGTTCCGGGCGATCCACGACATGCGCAACGCGCGCTACGAGGAGTCGTCCGAACGCTTCCAGCGCGCCGAGGACCTGGCGCGGGAGGAGGGACTGCTGCAGGCGGAGTACGCCGCGCTCCAGTTCCGCACGTACCTGGACATCGTCTTCCGGCGCTTCGCCGACGCGCAGGCCCGCCTGGCGCGGATGGAGCTGCACCCGGCCCGCAGCAGCCCGGACGCGGAGATGAACTACTGGCTGGCGCAGACGCTTCTGGCGCAGGCCAGGCGCGACGTCACCACCGCCTACGGCCACGCGCAGCGAACGCTGCAGGCCATCGAGCGGGTCGGAGCCGCCTATTTCCGCGCCACCTTCCGCCCGCTGCTGGCGAGCGCGTTCGCCGACGGGGGGGACTTCGTCGCGGCGCGGGAGCTGCTCGCCTCCTCGCGCAACATGGTGCGTGGCACCTATCTCGAGGTGATGGAGACGCAGCTGCTGCTGGAAGAGGCCCACATCGAGAACGCCTGCGGCGACACGCGTGCGGCGCTGGCGCTGGTCGCCAGGGCATTGGCGCTGGCCCAGACCGGCAGCGGGCTGAACGCGTATGCGCAGCGCGTGCTCTCGCGCAACCGTTCGCTGCTGGAACTCGCGCTCGCTGCCGGTATCGAGACCGACTACGTGCGCCGCGAGATCCGCATGTGGCGGCTGTCCCCGCCGACGGAGGAGATCCCCGGCTGGCCCTGGCCGATCCGGGTCCGCACGCTTGGGAGCTTCGAGGTGCTCGTCAACGATGCGCCGGTCGAGTTCGGGCGCAAGGTTCCGAAGCGTCCGCTCGCCGTGCTCAAGGCAGTCGTCGCGCGCGGCGGCAGCTGCCCTGAGTCGGTGCTGATCGATGCGTTCTGGCGAGACGAGGCCGGCGATCAGGCCGCCAAATCGCTGGGGGTCGCGGTGCACCGGCTTCGCCCCCTGCTGGGCGACTCCGAAGTGGTCGTGCAGCAGGGCGGCCATGTCTCGCTGGACCGCTCGCGCGTGTGGGTGGACGCCTGGACCTTCGAGCGCTCGCTCGAGCGGGCACGCGAGCGGCGCGACCTGGAGGCGACGGCCGCGGCGCTCGCGTTGTACCGGGGCGCCTTCCTCGCGGAGGAGGAGGGCGAGAGCTGGCCGCTCGCGATGCGTGAGCGGCTGCGCAGCAAGTTCATCCAGGCGGTGGACTGGGCCGGGGCGCACCTGGAAACCCAAGGACGCACGCTTGAGGCCATCGACTGCTACTGGCGCGGCCTCGAAGCCGATAACGTGGTCGAACCGTTCTACCAGGGGCTGATGCGCTGCTACCACCGCCTGGACCGCATGCCCGAAGCGGTGAGCGCGTATCGCAAGCTCAAGCAGATCCTCTCCGTGACCCTGAGCCTGCAGCCCTCCACGGCCACCGAGAAGCTTTACCTCTCGCTGCGACTGGACCTGGCGGAACGCGCCGGGTGA
- a CDS encoding type 1 glutamine amidotransferase domain-containing protein — MDTLWFGVGAAVAAVVLVRFGVPALLKALGLHPDYRGPRYRLPGGRALIVTTSHATLDRPGAPGAGRKTGVFASEFTAPYYAFVDAGMDVDVASIKGGEIPVEPFSLSWLLASRADRRFLRDVRLQALTRHSLPVSGLDFTRYDIVFLAGGWGAAYDLAGCEPLARGITAAWRAGKVVGGVCHGPLGLLKALDTNGAPLVRGKRLTAVTNRQVEQLGIRFTPQHPERELRAAGAIFESATARREVFAQHVVADGRLVTGQNQNAGDVTAQRMLEIAGGQRVTEAVVAPVQ; from the coding sequence ATGGATACGTTGTGGTTTGGAGTCGGGGCTGCGGTCGCAGCCGTGGTGCTGGTCCGTTTCGGCGTGCCCGCCTTGCTGAAGGCGCTGGGTCTTCACCCCGACTACCGGGGCCCTCGTTACCGGTTGCCTGGCGGGCGGGCGCTGATCGTGACGACCAGCCATGCCACCCTCGACCGCCCCGGCGCCCCGGGGGCGGGGCGCAAGACCGGCGTGTTCGCATCGGAGTTCACCGCCCCTTACTACGCATTCGTCGATGCGGGCATGGACGTGGACGTGGCCAGCATCAAGGGAGGCGAGATCCCCGTCGAGCCTTTCTCGCTCAGCTGGCTGCTCGCCTCGCGGGCCGACCGCCGGTTCCTGCGGGATGTGCGGCTGCAGGCTTTGACACGCCACTCCCTTCCCGTCTCCGGCCTGGATTTCACCCGCTACGACATCGTGTTCCTGGCGGGAGGATGGGGCGCCGCGTACGACCTCGCAGGCTGCGAACCGCTCGCGCGCGGCATCACCGCGGCCTGGCGCGCCGGCAAGGTGGTCGGCGGCGTGTGCCACGGTCCGCTCGGGCTGCTCAAGGCGCTGGACACGAATGGCGCGCCGCTCGTGCGCGGCAAGCGGCTCACCGCCGTCACCAACCGCCAGGTGGAACAGCTGGGCATCCGGTTCACGCCCCAACATCCCGAGCGCGAGCTGCGGGCGGCCGGCGCGATCTTCGAGAGTGCGACCGCGCGGCGGGAGGTCTTCGCGCAGCACGTGGTCGCCGACGGGCGGCTCGTGACAGGACAGAACCAGAACGCGGGGGACGTGACCGCGCAACGAATGCTGGAGATCGCGGGCGGCCAGCGGGTGACGGAGGCGGTGGTCGCGCCCGTACAGTAA
- a CDS encoding TetR/AcrR family transcriptional regulator, producing the protein MPAKSQAKPPPVPEDRRRRRSITTRRKIADALLSLVSEGIVRPTAEQVATRAQVGLRTVFRHFEDMETLYREVIRGVDTVVLPVVEGRRASADWKEELRSTCGTLAHHYERLAASYLVSQVHRHHSAYLDAQLRRYSQLQGEALRRQLPPVVLADQACVDALSLLLSMDAWVHLRREQGLTFDAALQAIERATAGLAAAFAGDGRGLRRR; encoded by the coding sequence ATGCCCGCCAAATCGCAGGCGAAGCCGCCGCCGGTCCCGGAGGACCGCCGTCGGCGCCGCAGCATCACCACCCGCAGGAAGATCGCCGACGCCCTGCTGTCCCTCGTCAGCGAAGGCATCGTGCGCCCGACCGCGGAACAGGTGGCGACCCGGGCGCAGGTGGGGCTGCGCACCGTGTTCCGGCACTTCGAGGACATGGAGACGCTCTACCGCGAGGTGATCCGCGGCGTGGACACGGTGGTGCTGCCGGTGGTCGAAGGCCGCCGCGCGAGCGCCGACTGGAAAGAGGAGCTGCGCAGCACCTGCGGAACGCTTGCGCACCACTACGAGCGGCTTGCCGCCAGCTACCTGGTCAGCCAGGTCCACCGCCACCATTCCGCTTACCTGGACGCGCAGCTGCGCCGCTATTCGCAGCTGCAGGGCGAGGCGCTGCGCCGGCAACTGCCGCCAGTCGTGCTGGCGGACCAGGCGTGTGTGGATGCGCTCAGCTTGCTGCTGAGCATGGATGCGTGGGTGCACCTGCGCCGCGAGCAAGGCTTGACATTCGACGCGGCCCTGCAGGCCATCGAACGTGCCACGGCGGGCCTCGCCGCGGCGTTCGCGGGCGACGGGCGGGGCTTGCGCAGGAGGTGA